In Idiomarina sp. PL1-037, a single genomic region encodes these proteins:
- a CDS encoding integrase domain-containing protein, producing the protein MARITKPLSAREVSEAKPKDKEYNLYDGQGLQLRVKPSGKKVWVFNYFEPFTKRRRNLTLGTFPDLSLALAREKRQQNRELLAQDIDPISHRDEQFEAKRAAAGNTFKAVAERWFEIHSKDLKPGTAQKLWRSLENDVFPRIGSIPIKQLTAPKAIEAIEALTKRNSFEMARKVARRMNNVMSFACNVGYIKHNPLTGIKKVIPSSDVKNMPTLAPDELPELMRALNFANIKYVTRCLIEWQLHTMVRPGEAVQARWEEIDFDKAIWAIPAERMKMARPHEVPLTKQSLALLEFMQPLSGHREFIFPSDRAPLRHANKETANRALKRMGFEGRLVAHGLRALASTTLNEQGFDRDVIEVALAHKDKDKIRAAYNRATYMKQRREMMEWWSGHIEKASTGSLSLATLITR; encoded by the coding sequence ATGGCTCGTATAACTAAACCGTTAAGTGCTCGAGAAGTCAGTGAAGCTAAGCCTAAAGACAAAGAATACAATCTTTATGATGGGCAAGGACTTCAACTAAGAGTTAAACCTTCTGGTAAGAAGGTTTGGGTCTTTAATTATTTTGAGCCTTTCACTAAACGCCGCAGAAATTTAACGCTTGGTACTTTCCCTGATTTGTCTCTAGCGCTAGCACGTGAAAAGCGCCAGCAAAATAGGGAGCTACTCGCCCAGGATATCGATCCCATATCTCATCGTGACGAGCAATTCGAGGCAAAGCGGGCTGCCGCTGGCAATACATTCAAAGCAGTAGCTGAGCGTTGGTTCGAGATACACAGCAAGGACTTAAAGCCTGGCACAGCTCAAAAGCTCTGGCGCTCGCTAGAGAATGACGTGTTCCCACGAATCGGATCAATCCCCATTAAGCAGTTAACGGCACCGAAAGCCATAGAAGCCATTGAGGCACTTACCAAACGCAATAGCTTTGAAATGGCACGTAAGGTCGCTCGCCGGATGAATAACGTAATGTCTTTCGCCTGTAACGTCGGTTACATCAAACATAACCCTCTTACAGGGATTAAAAAGGTGATCCCATCATCAGATGTTAAGAACATGCCAACACTGGCTCCTGATGAGTTACCGGAGCTCATGCGAGCTTTAAACTTTGCCAATATTAAATACGTGACACGTTGCTTGATTGAATGGCAACTGCATACCATGGTCCGTCCAGGTGAGGCCGTGCAAGCCCGCTGGGAAGAAATCGATTTCGATAAAGCCATATGGGCGATCCCCGCTGAACGAATGAAAATGGCACGCCCTCACGAAGTACCATTAACTAAGCAGTCACTAGCATTGCTGGAGTTCATGCAGCCATTGAGTGGCCATAGAGAGTTCATATTCCCTTCCGATAGGGCTCCCCTAAGGCATGCTAATAAAGAAACCGCTAACAGGGCACTCAAGCGCATGGGCTTCGAGGGACGCCTGGTTGCTCACGGACTAAGAGCACTAGCCAGCACAACTCTTAACGAGCAGGGCTTTGACAGAGACGTGATTGAAGTTGCGCTGGCGCATAAGGACAAAGACAAAATTCGAGCGGCATATAACCGCGCCACTTACATGAAGCAGCGCCGGGAAATGATGGAATGGTGGTCTGGGCATATTGAGAAGGCTTCTACGGGCTCTTTAAGTCTGGCAACGTTAATAACTCGCTAG
- the speA gene encoding biosynthetic arginine decarboxylase, with protein MSDWNIDQAEELYGVNRWGAGYFSIGESGNIQIRPNHRLPDVTIDMKEVVDEIISEGIPFPAVIRFHDILRSQVEIINETFGKQIEEANYQGQYCGVFPIKVNQMREVVEEIMDAGEPYNYGLEAGSKPELMAVMAYNDNPDALTILNGYKDKDYLTLALLGRQLKRKMIIVIEKFSELEMLIPLAKKMGVEPMIGLRSKMMVKSSGKWAGSSGDRAKFGLSIAEILNVVERLRKENMLHCAKLLHFHIGSQLSDIRKIKEAVNEGARLYAKLVQEGVPLEYLDIGGGLGIDYDGTSTTSDSSRNYSTEEYVADVVWGVKQICDLEKVPHPNLVSESGRAMTAHHSCVVTNIVGEMKPGGTEFDISASGDEHILVKNMRELHSSGDQFHPQERYNDAAGYKQNAYEAFKLGILSLNEMAKLDTMYWQILADIHYSLDKDTYVMQELEELDDMLASQYLCNFSVFQSAADTWAIGQVLPVVPISRLNEQPEVRCSIVDITCDSDGKLSKYIEGTEISDHIPMHNLRKGEDYHVGLFLTGAYQDVMGDMHNLFGRLTEVHVYCHDDEPGDFYIEEVVPGTSAEKVLQTMQYNTEYMAKTVKKQIDRQVRKGSMAPREGVRWTNFYEHCLAGSTYLRVE; from the coding sequence ATGTCAGACTGGAATATTGATCAAGCAGAAGAGCTGTACGGCGTTAATCGCTGGGGCGCGGGATATTTTTCCATTGGCGAGAGTGGCAACATTCAAATTCGACCGAACCACCGCTTACCCGACGTGACCATCGATATGAAAGAGGTGGTGGATGAAATTATTTCGGAAGGCATCCCATTCCCGGCCGTTATTCGCTTTCACGACATTCTGCGCTCACAGGTTGAGATTATTAACGAAACCTTTGGTAAACAGATAGAAGAAGCCAACTACCAGGGGCAATATTGCGGCGTGTTCCCGATAAAAGTTAACCAAATGCGGGAAGTAGTCGAAGAAATCATGGACGCAGGTGAACCCTACAATTACGGTCTGGAAGCGGGTTCTAAGCCAGAGTTAATGGCGGTAATGGCGTACAACGATAACCCCGACGCGTTGACCATTCTTAATGGCTACAAAGACAAAGACTATCTGACTCTGGCGCTCCTCGGGCGTCAACTAAAACGTAAGATGATCATTGTTATTGAGAAATTCAGTGAACTGGAAATGCTGATTCCGTTGGCTAAGAAAATGGGTGTTGAACCCATGATTGGTTTGCGCTCAAAAATGATGGTAAAAAGTTCCGGAAAATGGGCAGGCTCCAGTGGTGATCGGGCTAAGTTTGGTCTGAGTATTGCCGAAATCCTGAATGTTGTTGAACGCCTGCGTAAAGAAAACATGCTGCATTGCGCTAAGCTGCTGCATTTCCATATTGGTAGCCAACTGTCCGATATTCGTAAAATTAAAGAAGCGGTCAACGAAGGCGCGCGTTTATACGCCAAATTAGTGCAGGAGGGCGTGCCTTTAGAGTATCTAGATATTGGGGGCGGCTTAGGCATTGATTACGACGGTACCAGTACCACCAGCGACTCTTCGCGTAACTACTCCACAGAAGAGTACGTTGCTGACGTTGTCTGGGGTGTAAAACAAATTTGTGACCTGGAAAAGGTACCCCACCCTAACCTGGTCAGCGAGAGCGGCCGCGCTATGACCGCGCACCATAGCTGTGTGGTCACTAACATTGTCGGTGAAATGAAGCCCGGCGGAACGGAGTTCGATATCAGCGCCAGCGGTGACGAACACATTTTAGTTAAAAATATGCGCGAACTGCACAGCTCGGGCGACCAGTTCCACCCGCAGGAGCGTTACAACGACGCTGCCGGTTACAAACAAAATGCTTATGAAGCTTTTAAGTTGGGCATTTTATCGCTGAATGAAATGGCCAAACTGGATACCATGTACTGGCAAATATTGGCAGATATCCACTATTCATTGGATAAAGATACCTATGTAATGCAGGAACTGGAAGAGCTGGACGACATGCTTGCCAGCCAGTACCTGTGTAATTTTTCGGTGTTCCAGTCGGCGGCAGATACCTGGGCCATTGGGCAAGTGCTTCCAGTCGTGCCTATTTCGCGGCTAAACGAACAGCCAGAAGTGCGCTGCTCAATTGTCGATATCACTTGCGATAGTGACGGTAAACTCAGTAAGTACATTGAAGGCACCGAAATTAGCGATCATATTCCCATGCATAACCTGCGCAAAGGCGAAGACTACCATGTGGGCTTATTCCTGACTGGCGCATATCAGGACGTTATGGGCGACATGCATAACCTGTTTGGCCGCTTAACCGAAGTGCATGTGTACTGCCACGACGACGAACCCGGCGATTTCTATATTGAAGAAGTTGTCCCAGGGACATCGGCTGAAAAAGTACTACAAACCATGCAGTACAATACCGAGTACATGGCCAAAACGGTGAAAAAACAAATAGACCGTCAAGTACGTAAAGGTTCAATGGCGCCGCGCGAAGGTGTCCGCTGGACAAATTTTTACGAGCATTGTTTAGCCGGCAGCACCTATCTTCGTGTTGAATAA
- the speB gene encoding agmatinase produces the protein MPLTPLTVPLPVPLNDPSRPFFGAEHSTDLHPGHTHILGFGFDGTACFRKGTKEGPDGLRAVSEDIESYSPYLDADLEDQTFYDLGNLRLGFDDDEEKQWHHAVQDFNAIFDSLDLAQEKIKLLTLGGEHSISYAPIVKYLKQYPDMVLLHLDAHADLRDGFLGYHYSHASIIRRSVDHFGPGHELIQYGIRSGTRDEYQWMKEHKTIRSSRKDFLDSVEAIAKDRPVYLTLDLDYFDPSFLPGTGTPEPGGEDFHSFVSLMKLLRQKNLVGADVVELSPQIDPTGNSDVFAAKIVRELLLVLQQSGA, from the coding sequence ATGCCCCTAACGCCACTAACGGTGCCACTACCCGTACCATTAAATGACCCAAGCCGCCCGTTTTTTGGCGCGGAACACAGCACCGATTTACACCCGGGACATACCCATATTCTGGGGTTTGGTTTTGATGGTACCGCCTGTTTCCGTAAAGGCACCAAAGAAGGCCCGGACGGTTTACGCGCCGTTTCCGAGGACATTGAGTCTTACTCGCCTTACCTTGACGCCGACTTAGAAGATCAAACCTTCTACGACTTAGGCAACCTGCGGCTGGGTTTTGATGACGACGAAGAAAAACAGTGGCATCACGCGGTTCAAGACTTTAATGCCATTTTTGACTCGCTTGATCTAGCACAGGAAAAAATCAAACTGCTGACCTTAGGTGGCGAGCATTCTATTTCGTATGCACCTATCGTTAAGTACTTAAAGCAATATCCCGATATGGTTTTGCTGCACCTGGATGCTCACGCTGATTTACGTGATGGTTTCCTCGGTTACCATTATTCGCACGCGTCCATTATTCGTCGTTCTGTCGACCATTTCGGGCCCGGCCATGAGCTGATTCAGTATGGTATTCGCTCCGGTACACGCGACGAGTACCAATGGATGAAAGAACACAAAACCATTCGCAGCTCGCGCAAAGACTTTCTCGACAGTGTTGAGGCTATTGCCAAAGACCGCCCTGTATACCTGACATTGGATCTCGATTATTTTGATCCTTCTTTTTTACCGGGCACAGGAACTCCTGAACCGGGAGGCGAAGACTTCCATTCCTTTGTCAGCCTGATGAAACTGTTGCGCCAAAAGAACCTGGTCGGTGCCGACGTAGTCGAGTTGTCTCCACAAATAGACCCAACCGGCAATTCCGACGTGTTCGCCGCAAAAATTGTGCGCGAATTATTACTCGTATTACAACAGTCGGGAGCCTGA
- a CDS encoding ATP-dependent 6-phosphofructokinase, which yields MSSVNTINRIAIITSGGDAPGMNAALRAVVLAAEHYGIEVMGFRHGYEGLLNNDFVKLDREDVEHILQYSGTIIKSARSERFKSEEGGREAAMNLDAHQIDAFIVIGGDGSFRGAEHLTNFWKGPIVGIPGTIDNDLFGTDNTIGYDTAVETAMDALDKIRDTAEAMDRVFIVEVMGRNAGYIGISSAMACGAERMILPELQKDKPLTVDALVKHIESVQRVRGDSSYVMVLCEHQWPGGAVRLAEQLEDRLNLPCRPCLLGHVQRGGRPTAMDRILGTRLGVHAVELVRQQKTGVMAGVTANELSETPFADTWTQRKKLSEELINIQQSLFNPIKKDRSKSTK from the coding sequence GTGTCATCTGTTAACACAATAAACCGCATAGCCATTATAACCAGTGGTGGCGATGCCCCCGGTATGAACGCCGCACTCCGTGCCGTGGTTCTCGCTGCTGAACACTATGGTATTGAAGTCATGGGATTTCGCCATGGCTATGAAGGCCTGCTGAATAACGACTTTGTAAAACTTGACCGCGAAGACGTTGAACACATATTGCAGTATTCCGGCACTATCATTAAAAGTGCCCGCAGCGAGCGCTTTAAAAGCGAAGAAGGCGGACGGGAGGCTGCAATGAATTTAGATGCCCACCAAATTGATGCCTTTATCGTTATTGGTGGCGACGGTTCATTCCGCGGCGCTGAGCATCTGACTAACTTCTGGAAAGGTCCCATTGTCGGTATTCCGGGAACCATCGATAATGATCTCTTTGGCACCGATAACACTATTGGCTATGACACAGCAGTAGAAACCGCTATGGATGCGTTGGATAAAATTCGCGATACTGCCGAGGCCATGGACCGAGTCTTTATTGTCGAAGTTATGGGCCGCAACGCTGGCTATATCGGCATTAGCAGCGCTATGGCTTGTGGTGCAGAGCGGATGATTCTGCCCGAGTTACAGAAAGACAAACCATTAACGGTTGACGCGCTGGTTAAGCACATTGAGTCAGTACAGCGAGTTCGCGGTGACTCGAGCTACGTCATGGTGTTATGCGAACACCAGTGGCCCGGTGGCGCAGTCCGACTTGCAGAACAGTTAGAAGATCGTCTTAACTTACCTTGTCGTCCCTGTTTACTTGGGCACGTTCAGCGAGGTGGACGCCCTACGGCTATGGATCGTATTTTAGGTACTCGTCTGGGGGTACACGCCGTTGAGTTAGTCCGGCAACAGAAAACCGGTGTTATGGCTGGTGTTACCGCGAATGAACTCAGTGAAACGCCATTCGCTGACACCTGGACGCAACGTAAAAAATTGAGCGAAGAGTTAATTAATATTCAACAAAGTCTGTTTAATCCGATCAAAAAAGATCGCAGCAAATCGACAAAGTAA
- a CDS encoding Ldh family oxidoreductase, translated as MSTDVVRFDYSELSDWARACLTEAGASGEVARNVGYYLLEGDLLGFSTHGLIRLLNNCQWLRDGKSLAKGQPVVLSERAAVANWDAQFLPGPYVVPQAIDAACKMAEQAGTGTVVVRRSQHVAALAAYLSIATDQGLVVSLMCSTPGQRAVAPFGGKEAVFSPNPFAVGVPSSKEPLLFDISFSMTAAGKVRQAKANGTRLPYKALIKPDGEWTDDPLTFFESPGSSIAPLGGEQLGYKGYGLTLFSEVWSMALSQYGRRQGSEDGDANSIWVQVIDPEAFGEKQKFLQQVDDLLADSRKSAPAVPEQPVRIPGEAAQQRKREQLQQGVSYSSATLKVLQRCAEFCGVDLPKAVNG; from the coding sequence ATGAGCACTGATGTTGTACGTTTTGATTATTCAGAATTATCGGACTGGGCGCGTGCCTGTTTAACGGAAGCAGGGGCTTCGGGTGAGGTGGCGCGTAACGTTGGATATTACCTGCTGGAAGGCGATTTGCTCGGGTTTAGTACTCATGGGTTAATTCGCCTGTTAAACAATTGCCAGTGGCTGCGCGACGGTAAGAGTCTGGCAAAAGGCCAGCCGGTGGTGCTGAGTGAGCGCGCTGCGGTCGCTAACTGGGACGCGCAGTTTTTGCCCGGACCTTACGTGGTGCCGCAGGCTATTGATGCGGCCTGCAAAATGGCGGAGCAAGCGGGTACCGGTACCGTTGTTGTACGCCGGAGTCAACACGTTGCGGCGCTCGCGGCCTATTTAAGTATTGCTACAGACCAGGGGCTGGTAGTGAGTTTAATGTGCTCGACTCCCGGACAGCGTGCGGTCGCGCCTTTTGGTGGTAAAGAAGCGGTGTTTTCTCCAAATCCTTTTGCAGTTGGGGTGCCAAGCTCGAAGGAGCCTTTACTCTTTGATATCAGCTTCTCTATGACGGCGGCAGGCAAGGTGCGACAGGCTAAAGCTAATGGTACTCGTCTGCCTTATAAAGCTTTAATAAAACCCGACGGGGAGTGGACAGATGATCCGCTTACTTTCTTTGAGTCACCGGGCAGTTCAATAGCCCCACTGGGCGGCGAACAATTGGGTTATAAAGGTTATGGGTTAACTTTATTCAGTGAGGTTTGGTCCATGGCATTAAGTCAGTACGGCCGCAGACAAGGCAGTGAGGACGGCGATGCGAACTCAATATGGGTACAAGTGATTGACCCAGAAGCTTTTGGTGAAAAGCAGAAATTTTTACAGCAGGTCGATGACTTATTAGCCGACAGTCGTAAAAGTGCCCCTGCGGTTCCTGAACAACCGGTGCGTATTCCGGGAGAAGCGGCGCAGCAGCGTAAACGCGAGCAACTGCAGCAGGGAGTTTCCTACAGCAGCGCTACTTTAAAAGTGTTGCAGCGCTGCGCCGAATTTTGTGGTGTGGACTTGCCTAAGGCTGTAAACGGGTAA
- the pdxH gene encoding pyridoxamine 5'-phosphate oxidase, whose protein sequence is MDLQAMRREYGLGSLHREQLEADPVKQFEKWMQQAIGSDLLSDPTAMTLATVNDEHMPSQRIVLLKGYDHTGFRFYTNKSSHKGQDISENSQVALHFAWLPLERQISIIGNAVPLDDEDNDRYFHSRPKESQVAALASQQSRPVESRDVLESHYQSLLKDYENTEVPRPQSWGGYCVHPKQFEFWQGGQHRLHDRYQYSKDRENWRITRLQP, encoded by the coding sequence ATGGATTTACAAGCAATGCGTCGGGAATACGGGTTAGGCAGCCTGCACCGCGAGCAACTGGAAGCCGACCCGGTAAAGCAATTTGAAAAGTGGATGCAGCAGGCAATAGGCAGCGACTTATTGAGTGATCCTACCGCCATGACGCTGGCAACGGTGAACGATGAACACATGCCCAGCCAGCGTATCGTGCTGCTTAAAGGTTACGACCATACCGGGTTTCGGTTTTATACCAACAAAAGCAGCCACAAAGGCCAGGACATAAGCGAGAACTCTCAAGTTGCCCTGCACTTCGCCTGGCTGCCCTTAGAGCGGCAAATTAGTATTATCGGCAATGCGGTGCCACTTGATGATGAAGATAACGACCGTTACTTTCACTCTCGCCCGAAAGAGAGTCAGGTTGCGGCGCTTGCGTCACAACAAAGCCGCCCGGTAGAAAGTCGCGACGTACTGGAAAGCCACTATCAGTCACTTCTGAAAGACTATGAGAACACTGAAGTTCCGCGCCCTCAAAGCTGGGGCGGCTATTGTGTTCATCCTAAGCAATTTGAATTTTGGCAAGGCGGCCAGCACCGTTTGCACGACCGCTATCAGTACAGCAAAGACCGCGAAAACTGGCGTATTACCCGTTTACAGCCTTAG
- a CDS encoding DUF3369 domain-containing protein — MNDDFLFSDDEPDTAEEDVSEPYNILIVDDDEEIHTITKMALGEFKLDGRPLKFHSVYSGEDAIAFLQDNNDIAMMLLDVVMETDHAGLDVAQWVRETRKNRLIRIVLRTGQPGQAPEEDVIARYDIDDYKEKTELTYRKLVTLMYSCLRAYRDLNAIERNKRGLEKVINASAEVFSARSMQALCQGILEQLVALITLSDDAMYCRIDALTASSDTDDPFEIIGGTGEYEEAVGQPVHGEIDWGIVRPMQQSPQNVDFRIVDGNYYGLYKTSSSRQYLLFIRGVRDLSELDQNLLGLFVNNSSIAIDNLQATENEREAQRELLYSVGEAIEKHSIDEISHHVKRSAEMAGQLAIFSGATQEQAEALKQAASVYDIGKVSVQMELAQRADVLSIHEYEEIMQKVIKGHDYLRQTDSAVAKVAALIAQDIHERWNGSGFPSQKSAKAIDLNARILTITSHFDALRTQRNYRDAKESEDAAEYLLQHSGKFFDPELVGLMLDNLDAMEKIRQRFLDKKQDTHL; from the coding sequence ATGAACGATGACTTTCTCTTTTCTGATGACGAACCTGATACAGCGGAAGAAGACGTATCAGAACCGTATAATATTCTCATTGTTGATGACGACGAAGAGATACACACCATCACCAAAATGGCGTTAGGTGAATTTAAACTCGATGGTCGTCCGCTGAAGTTTCACTCGGTTTATTCCGGTGAAGACGCTATTGCGTTTTTACAGGACAACAACGATATCGCCATGATGTTGCTGGACGTCGTGATGGAAACCGATCACGCCGGACTCGATGTTGCGCAATGGGTACGCGAGACCCGGAAAAACCGGTTGATAAGAATTGTTCTGCGAACTGGCCAGCCGGGGCAGGCTCCCGAAGAAGATGTCATTGCCCGTTATGATATTGATGACTATAAAGAAAAAACCGAATTGACCTACCGCAAGCTGGTTACCCTAATGTATTCTTGCTTGCGGGCTTATCGCGACTTAAACGCCATTGAGCGCAACAAACGCGGGCTGGAAAAAGTCATTAACGCGTCGGCAGAAGTGTTTTCTGCCCGCTCAATGCAAGCCTTATGTCAGGGCATACTGGAGCAACTTGTCGCGCTAATTACCCTGTCTGATGACGCCATGTATTGCCGCATTGATGCGCTGACTGCCAGCTCGGATACTGACGACCCATTTGAGATTATTGGCGGCACTGGCGAATATGAAGAGGCTGTAGGACAACCCGTACACGGTGAAATTGACTGGGGCATTGTCCGGCCCATGCAGCAAAGTCCGCAGAATGTTGATTTTCGTATTGTTGACGGTAATTACTACGGTCTGTACAAAACCAGCAGCTCGCGTCAGTACTTACTTTTTATTCGTGGTGTCAGGGACTTATCTGAGCTGGATCAAAATCTGCTGGGGCTTTTTGTGAATAATAGCTCCATTGCCATAGATAACCTGCAAGCGACAGAGAACGAGCGGGAAGCACAACGAGAACTGCTTTATAGTGTTGGCGAAGCCATTGAAAAACATTCTATTGATGAGATTAGCCACCATGTTAAACGTTCCGCCGAAATGGCCGGTCAGCTGGCGATATTCTCAGGCGCAACTCAAGAACAGGCTGAGGCATTAAAACAAGCCGCTTCCGTTTATGATATCGGTAAAGTCTCTGTGCAAATGGAGTTAGCTCAACGCGCCGATGTATTGAGTATTCACGAATACGAAGAAATTATGCAAAAAGTCATTAAAGGCCATGATTATTTACGCCAGACGGACTCAGCGGTCGCTAAAGTAGCAGCTCTTATTGCGCAGGATATTCATGAACGTTGGAATGGCTCGGGCTTTCCCAGCCAGAAATCGGCAAAGGCAATTGACCTTAACGCCCGAATTCTGACTATTACCAGTCACTTTGATGCACTGCGAACGCAGCGCAATTATCGTGATGCAAAAGAATCTGAAGATGCCGCAGAGTATCTGTTACAGCACAGCGGTAAGTTCTTTGATCCAGAGCTGGTGGGACTTATGCTGGACAATCTGGATGCGATGGAAAAAATACGTCAGCGCTTCCTGGACAAAAAACAGGATACGCACCTTTAG
- a CDS encoding amidohydrolase, with protein sequence MRRITCLIIGLSLSASVIADTLYTNMKGYTLTSPAGEQAVLQQFSTMLVENGKIQAIGGNSLAERFTETEETVDMQGKTVLPGLTDAHGHIQSLGTSLLQVDLRDTESVASAVKKVHTYAGEQPEMEWITGRGWNQEQWQQKVFPSAAHLDEVVTDRPVWLIRVDAHAGWANSEALRRAGIDKDTVAPEGGEIVRDEQGNPTGVLVDNAMQLVEDIIPEPSLQQQRAAYELAFEHLIKLGITSVHDAGINADEISVYKGLHHQGRMPLRVYGMIAATEPKLAQLLAEGPYESADQKLTIRSVKIYADGALGSRGAALLEDYSDDHGNHGLMVTSEEKIRDLYELIIPHGFQINTHAIGDRANRVVLDNLAEVYNELGGRNLRNRIEHAQIVHPDDLKRFNTLNLVASMQPTHATSDKNMAEDRLGSERMAGAYAWQTLLDQGTVIAAGSDFPVELANPFYGLHAAVTRQDRDDMPAGGWYAEEKMSLQQALRSFTIDAAYSAWQEKSLGSLEPGKWADFIVVEQDPFAVDSSDIWQTQVEQTYVAGERVY encoded by the coding sequence ATGCGACGTATTACCTGCCTGATTATCGGCCTAAGCTTATCGGCTTCAGTCATTGCCGACACATTGTATACCAACATGAAAGGCTACACCCTTACCAGCCCCGCTGGCGAACAAGCGGTATTGCAGCAGTTTTCGACCATGCTGGTTGAAAATGGAAAGATTCAGGCCATTGGCGGTAACTCACTTGCTGAACGTTTTACTGAAACAGAAGAAACCGTTGATATGCAGGGAAAAACCGTTCTTCCGGGGTTAACTGATGCCCATGGACATATCCAGAGCCTGGGCACCAGCTTATTACAGGTAGATTTGCGCGACACGGAATCAGTCGCCTCCGCAGTTAAGAAAGTGCACACCTATGCTGGCGAGCAGCCAGAAATGGAATGGATAACCGGCCGAGGCTGGAATCAGGAACAGTGGCAACAAAAGGTCTTCCCCAGTGCAGCTCATCTGGATGAAGTGGTCACTGACCGTCCGGTTTGGTTAATACGCGTCGATGCCCACGCAGGCTGGGCCAACAGCGAAGCATTACGTCGTGCAGGAATAGATAAAGACACTGTAGCCCCGGAAGGCGGTGAAATTGTTCGTGACGAACAAGGCAACCCCACCGGTGTGCTGGTCGACAATGCAATGCAATTGGTAGAGGATATTATTCCCGAACCATCGCTTCAGCAACAACGAGCCGCTTACGAACTCGCTTTTGAGCACCTAATTAAACTGGGCATTACCAGTGTCCATGACGCCGGTATTAATGCTGACGAAATTTCCGTTTACAAAGGGTTGCATCATCAGGGGCGTATGCCTCTCAGAGTCTATGGCATGATAGCCGCTACGGAACCTAAGCTGGCGCAGCTTTTGGCAGAGGGCCCTTACGAAAGTGCTGACCAGAAACTGACCATTCGTAGCGTTAAAATATACGCCGACGGCGCTTTAGGGAGCCGTGGAGCAGCTTTGCTGGAAGACTACAGTGACGACCATGGAAACCATGGTCTGATGGTCACGTCAGAGGAAAAAATTCGCGATCTGTACGAGCTTATCATTCCTCATGGCTTCCAGATAAATACTCACGCCATTGGTGACCGGGCAAATCGTGTTGTGCTGGATAACCTCGCAGAAGTGTATAATGAACTTGGTGGTCGCAATTTACGTAACCGCATAGAGCATGCGCAAATTGTACATCCGGACGATTTAAAGCGTTTTAACACACTTAATTTAGTTGCTTCCATGCAGCCTACGCATGCCACCAGTGACAAGAATATGGCAGAGGACCGTCTTGGCTCGGAGCGGATGGCGGGTGCTTATGCCTGGCAAACACTGCTGGATCAGGGCACGGTTATTGCTGCCGGCTCGGACTTCCCGGTAGAACTAGCCAACCCGTTTTACGGACTGCATGCAGCGGTAACCCGACAAGATCGCGATGATATGCCAGCCGGAGGTTGGTATGCTGAAGAGAAAATGAGCCTGCAGCAAGCGCTACGCTCCTTTACCATAGATGCCGCTTACAGTGCCTGGCAGGAAAAATCTCTGGGCTCGCTGGAACCCGGTAAATGGGCTGACTTTATTGTTGTAGAGCAAGACCCATTTGCCGTCGATAGCAGTGATATCTGGCAAACTCAGGTTGAACAAACTTACGTTGCAGGCGAGCGAGTTTATTAA
- a CDS encoding response regulator transcription factor gives MKVLIIDPQFFMRAGLIQILTNYANQPSIYEADSFEIAESYLSADDYDLIFLEMDLPDAEIRPALQRLKKVAPRTHIVLFTRPRSISEVRQVLAAGVRSYLPKDSSAEQAKLAIRALLNGDRHIPDDPHLNEPRDKSSGAESFLSPRQLEIMQLLAQGLSNKEIANILGITEGTIRVHLSAIFKAIKVSNRTEATLWYLLRQKKLVD, from the coding sequence ATGAAAGTTCTAATTATTGACCCGCAGTTTTTTATGCGCGCAGGTCTTATACAAATTCTCACAAACTATGCGAATCAACCTTCAATATATGAAGCCGACTCGTTTGAGATTGCTGAGAGTTATTTATCGGCCGATGATTATGATTTGATTTTTTTGGAAATGGACTTACCTGACGCCGAAATTCGACCTGCGCTGCAACGCCTGAAAAAAGTGGCTCCCCGTACGCACATTGTGTTGTTTACACGGCCGCGCTCGATTTCGGAAGTTCGCCAGGTGCTGGCTGCCGGAGTTCGCAGCTACTTACCAAAAGACAGTTCAGCGGAGCAGGCTAAACTGGCCATTCGGGCTTTACTGAACGGCGACCGTCACATTCCTGATGACCCTCACTTGAATGAACCAAGAGACAAGTCCAGTGGGGCAGAGAGCTTTTTATCACCGCGTCAGCTGGAAATAATGCAATTGTTGGCTCAGGGGCTTTCAAATAAAGAGATTGCAAATATTCTGGGTATTACTGAAGGCACTATTCGTGTGCATTTGTCGGCAATATTCAAAGCCATAAAAGTATCAAACCGCACTGAAGCGACGCTTTGGTATTTACTGAGACAGAAAAAGTTGGTCGACTAA